From the genome of Rhodohalobacter sp. SW132:
GAACCATTTTTAGAACCATCCGGAGAGGCTAACGGTATTACTTCAGATCTGTTCGGTAACCTGGTTATTGCCCAGCATGATGCACGGCAGGTAGGAAGACTCGAATCCGATTTAGAAACCATCACACCGCTGGCTACAGAGTATAACGGAAACCGGCTGCACAGCCCGAACGATCTGGTCGTAAAGTCAGATGGTGCGATCTTTTTTACAGATCCTCCGTGGGGTGGGAATGAATCAGAAATAGACTTTCACGGCGTATACCGAATCCCGCCAGATGGGGGTCCGATTCAACTCCTGGTTGATGACCTGGATTATCCAAACGGACTCGCATTCTCGCCTGATGAAAGCAAACTTTACATTTCAGAAACACTCAACAGTTATATCCATGTGTATGATGTGGTGGATGATTCAACTCTTGCAAACGGATCGGTATTTGCGATCGCTAATCAGCATGGAGACAATCCCCAAAGCGGGGCAGACGGCATTAAAGTGGATAATGACGGGAATGTATGGGCTGTAGGGTCTGATGGTGTAGCAATATTTTCCCCCAACGGTGACCTGCTCGATATAATCCCGGTTCCCGAATCCACAACCAACCTGAACTGGGGAGGAACAGACAGACTGAAGCTTTTTATCACAAATTTCAGCGATCTCTACAAAGTAGATTTGGGACCACTTGAACGTCCCGATGCCCCGGTCAACCTCGTGGCAATGGATTCCGAAAACGGCGTATCACTTCAATGGGAAGGCACCGGCGAAAGTATCAGGCATTTTACGGTTTACAGGAGTGCCGACGGAGAACCGTTTGAGAAAATTATCGCAGCACCCTTCAATAATTTTGTTACAGATACGGATGTTCAATCCAATGCCGCATACACCTACAAAGTAACGGTTACGGATATCATGGGGTTTGAATCCGGTTTTTCGAATGAGGCAGGGGCGATGAGTACCGGTTTGGATGAGAGTCAGTATCAAATAGACAGTCACAAACTTCAGCAAAATTATCCTAATCCATTCAATCCTTCCACAAATATCACGTTTTCACTCGAAAATAGCGGACGGGCAGCTCTGAATGTTTACAATCTCAACGGCCGTCTGATTGATTCCATTTTTGAAGGCACAAAAAGTGCCGGTTTTCATGAAGTGGTTTGGGATGCAAGCCGATTTCCGTCCGGACTCTACATTTACACGTTGAAAACAGAGCGCGACAGCCATTCAAGGAAAATGCTATTGATAAAATAAGATCATCAACTGTTTGGGGGTGATTGGCTATTAATTCAAAGAAAGTGTGATTGGTTATCACCCTTACCACTCCGGATGGATGATTGATAAGTGTAAAAAACACACTAAAAATATTGAATCTAAGCTGTATAAATCAGAAATTGAATACAGAGTCGGTTATGAATTCGCGAATGGCCATAGGTTTGGAGTTACAAGAAACAAAGAGATGAATTCTGAATCTTCATTTCCGCATCGGAGCCGGTATAAATGGGAGTTTTATCAATTTTAAAAAGAGCGAGCTATGAAACATACATACCAATGTCTTAAAAAGTACAGAATTGCCTTTTTAACACTAATGATTGCACTGTTTTCTTCTGTACATCTGAGTGCACAACAAAATGCCCCGCTGTTTTCACAATTTGTCTATGAAGGGGACGACCAGATTTATAAAGATCATCCCCTGGAAGAGGATGAATTTTACACACCGATTCTGCAGGGTACCTATCCCGATCCGGCGATTGTGCGCAGAGGTGATGATTATTTTATGGTACACTCTTCGTTTTCGATGTGGCCGGGTATCCCGATTTTCCACTCCAATGATCTTGTTAACTGGACCCAGATAGGCCATGTGTTAGATCGAAAATCACAGCTTTTCGTTCAGAATGCGGGGATCAGTGAGGGGCTGTACGCACCGGCGATCAAATACAATCCGCATAATGAAACTTTTTATATGATTACCACCCAGTTTGCGGGCGGAATCGGGAATATGGTCGTTACAACCCAGGATCCTTTTGAAGGATGGAGCGATCCATATCCGCTTAATTTTAACGGAATTGACCCATCTCTTTTCTTTGATGATGACGGCAAAGCATTTGTTGTGCATAATGACGCTCCTGATGAAGGAGAAGAACTTTATGAGGGCCATCGTGTGATTAAAATCTGGGATTATGATTTAGAAGAGAACCAGGTGATTGAAGGTACCGATAAGATTATCGTGGATGGCGGGGTTGATATCACTGAAGAACCCATTTGGATTGAAATGCCGCATATCTACAAAAGAGACGACGGCCGCTACTACCTTTCATGTGCAGAAGGGGGAACCGGTGACTGGCACAGCCAGGTCGTTTTTGTGTCTGATAATCCGCGCGGCCCATATAAACCGGCTGACAACAATCCGATTCTTACCCAGCGTTATCTGAACCCCGACCGCGAAAACAGAGTGGAATGGGCTGGGCATGCTGATATGGTTGAAGGTCCGGATGGAGAACTTTATGGCGTGTTCCTGGCAATTCGTCCCAATGAAGAAAACAGAGTTACAACCGGCCGGGAGACTTTCATTTTGCCTGTAGACTGGAGCGGCGAATTCCCCATTTTCGTGAACGGGCTTGTACCTCTGAAACCTAAACTGAAGATGCCGGAAGGTGTGGAAAACAAAACCGGTCAGGATGGATTTTTCCCGAACGGAAATTTTACGTTCACGGAAAATTTTGAATCTGAAGATCTCGATTATCGCTGGATCGGCATGCGAGGACCGCGTGAAGATTTTATTTCAGTGGATAGTAACGGATTAACGATAAACCCGTTTGACACAAATATTCATGACACGGCACCTATTTCTTCTCTGTTCAAGCGGCATATGCACGACACATTCACGGCAACAGCCACACTGGAATACAGCCCGCAATCCGAAAACGATCTGGCAGGTCTCGTGAATTATCAGCGGGAAACGTATCACTACGTGTTTGGTGTCACCAAAAAAGATAATGAGCACTATATTTTGTTACAGCGAACCGAGGATGGGGAATCCACCATTGTTGCCAGCACAACCATTGATGCCGACAATCCGATACATCTTCAGGTGAGGGCTGATGGAGATGACTACCGCTATTATTTTTCAACAAACGGAACCGACTTTACTAATGTAGGCGGTACGGTTTCAGCTGATATCCTTTCCACCAACATGGCCGGCGGATTTACCGGTGCGTTGATTGGCTTGTACGCAACATCGTCGAACGATGCCCGGCCTGAATAGAAAATGAGCCTGACAACCCTCCAGGAGTTTTGAACTCTTGGAGGGTTCTTAATTCGACTGACGAACTCAGACCTCCAATGTTTTAGAAACCTTGGAGGTCTCTGGTTTTAATGCAATTGTGAAGGAGATTTGATTATCTGCGGTTGGAACGGTTCTGGCCTCATCATTAAATTCAGCAATATTGGGCCGGACTTCATAAATCCAACTGTCGGCATCGCTGGCTGAATCGTACTTCATAAATTGCCAGTTATCATTTATGGAAAGGATTTACCTGGCATTTTTCGAGCGGTCTGCTTCACTGCATATTGTGGTAAAGGTAGAGAGGGGAAACGAAAAAATCCGTACAGACAAAAGAGTTATTTACTCAGACTCTGATAGCCTAAAATATTTTTCATGATTGGTGAAGATTAGGTTGGCTCCTTAAGTTAGATCAAACTGATTTTGTTCAATTCGATATATATTTTGCGCAGTATTACTTTGGGATTAGGTTAATAATTGTATCTTTTTAGAGTACAAAGAAATATTTGTATTATTTTAGGTAAATGAGTTGGAGGTAAAAAGGCGATTATTGCTCAGATAGAGTCATTTTTTGTGCAGCTCTCACATTTAATAAAATTTGAATACACATGAGATATATATTAGGAATTTGTCTGATTTTGTTGGTCAGCGGATGCACCAATAATTCACACGAGGAAACAAATATGGTGTTAAAAGATGCTTTCGACGGTGACTTTTTAATTGGATCGGCTGTTAATGAAGGCATCATATCCGGCGGGGATGCCGAAGGTCAGCGAATTGTGATGGAGCATTTTAATACCATTACGGCTGAAAATGTGTTGAAGCCGGAACCGATTAACCCCGAACCTGGAGAGTATAATTTTGGCCCGGCTGATGCTTTTGTTGAGTTTGGAGAGGAAAATGATATGTTTATTGTCGGGCACGCACTGGTTTGGCACAATCAAACACCGGACTGGTTTTTCCATGATGAGGATGGAAACCCCAATTCCCCGGAAGCCCAGATTGAACGTATGCGGGAGCATGTTGAGCTGGTGGCCGGACGATATGCCGGCAGGGTTGATGCATGGGATGTGGTAAATGAGGTGATCGCCGAGGATGGTTCCTATCGCCCCACAACATGGGTTGAAGGCGTGGGAGATGGTGATGAAATGGTGAAGCAGGCTTTCCGTTTTGCTGAGGAATTTGCCCCGGATACGGAACTTTATTATAACGATTTTAACGCATGGCGGCCTGCTAAGCGAGATGGTATCATGAGATTGGTGCGCATGCTGCAGGATGAAGGAATCCGGATTGATGGAGTAGGAATCCAGGGGCACTGGGGCCTCAATTATCCTAAGAATGAATATATAGAAGCCGCAATCGATTCATTTTCTACACTGGGAGTTAAAGTGATGGTCACTGAGCTGGATATAGATGTGCTGCCATTTACACGAGAAGGGCAGGTGATCGGTCAGGCGTTTAGTCATTCCCAGTTTCAGTTTGAAGAGTTCAGAGAATACCTGGATCCTTACTCTGATGGGCTGCCGGATGACGTTCAGCAGCAACTGACAGATCGTTACGCCGAAATTTTCCAGATTTTTTACGACCGCCGGGATAAGTTAGATCGCGTTACGCTTTGGGGGGCTCACGACGCAATGTCATGGAAGAACGATTATAATGTACCGGGACGAACAAACTATCCGCTGCTTTTTGACAGAGATTATCAACCGAAACCTGCGGTGAATGCCATTACAAATATTCCGGAATAACTTGCGCCGAATCCGGTTTAAATTAAGATCATAAACAACGCTCCGGAGATATGGTATTTCTCATGCCACCCAATCCAGTTCAAAAATCAGATGTTGTAATAGGTGTTTTGCTTTGCAAATCTCAAAACCCTCAGAAATACCATATCTGAGGGGCTGTGAGTTTTGGAAGAGAGAGATATGGTATTTCTCAAGCTAACCAATCCAGTTCAAAATTTAGATGTCGTAGTAGGTGTTTCGTTTTGCAAGACACAAAACCCTCAGAAATACCATATCTGAGGGG
Proteins encoded in this window:
- a CDS encoding glycoside hydrolase family 43 protein translates to MKHTYQCLKKYRIAFLTLMIALFSSVHLSAQQNAPLFSQFVYEGDDQIYKDHPLEEDEFYTPILQGTYPDPAIVRRGDDYFMVHSSFSMWPGIPIFHSNDLVNWTQIGHVLDRKSQLFVQNAGISEGLYAPAIKYNPHNETFYMITTQFAGGIGNMVVTTQDPFEGWSDPYPLNFNGIDPSLFFDDDGKAFVVHNDAPDEGEELYEGHRVIKIWDYDLEENQVIEGTDKIIVDGGVDITEEPIWIEMPHIYKRDDGRYYLSCAEGGTGDWHSQVVFVSDNPRGPYKPADNNPILTQRYLNPDRENRVEWAGHADMVEGPDGELYGVFLAIRPNEENRVTTGRETFILPVDWSGEFPIFVNGLVPLKPKLKMPEGVENKTGQDGFFPNGNFTFTENFESEDLDYRWIGMRGPREDFISVDSNGLTINPFDTNIHDTAPISSLFKRHMHDTFTATATLEYSPQSENDLAGLVNYQRETYHYVFGVTKKDNEHYILLQRTEDGESTIVASTTIDADNPIHLQVRADGDDYRYYFSTNGTDFTNVGGTVSADILSTNMAGGFTGALIGLYATSSNDARPE
- a CDS encoding SMP-30/gluconolactonase/LRE family protein, with amino-acid sequence MIIFNRCCFSFKKALFTLAVLVLFINLSFAQSPVPEDVEVEHLADGFTLSEGPFWHPDGYLIFSDVSESIIYKWTESGGVEPFLEPSGEANGITSDLFGNLVIAQHDARQVGRLESDLETITPLATEYNGNRLHSPNDLVVKSDGAIFFTDPPWGGNESEIDFHGVYRIPPDGGPIQLLVDDLDYPNGLAFSPDESKLYISETLNSYIHVYDVVDDSTLANGSVFAIANQHGDNPQSGADGIKVDNDGNVWAVGSDGVAIFSPNGDLLDIIPVPESTTNLNWGGTDRLKLFITNFSDLYKVDLGPLERPDAPVNLVAMDSENGVSLQWEGTGESIRHFTVYRSADGEPFEKIIAAPFNNFVTDTDVQSNAAYTYKVTVTDIMGFESGFSNEAGAMSTGLDESQYQIDSHKLQQNYPNPFNPSTNITFSLENSGRAALNVYNLNGRLIDSIFEGTKSAGFHEVVWDASRFPSGLYIYTLKTERDSHSRKMLLIK
- a CDS encoding endo-1,4-beta-xylanase yields the protein MRYILGICLILLVSGCTNNSHEETNMVLKDAFDGDFLIGSAVNEGIISGGDAEGQRIVMEHFNTITAENVLKPEPINPEPGEYNFGPADAFVEFGEENDMFIVGHALVWHNQTPDWFFHDEDGNPNSPEAQIERMREHVELVAGRYAGRVDAWDVVNEVIAEDGSYRPTTWVEGVGDGDEMVKQAFRFAEEFAPDTELYYNDFNAWRPAKRDGIMRLVRMLQDEGIRIDGVGIQGHWGLNYPKNEYIEAAIDSFSTLGVKVMVTELDIDVLPFTREGQVIGQAFSHSQFQFEEFREYLDPYSDGLPDDVQQQLTDRYAEIFQIFYDRRDKLDRVTLWGAHDAMSWKNDYNVPGRTNYPLLFDRDYQPKPAVNAITNIPE